TACCATATTTAGGATTAGAGCAGGAAGAATCGCTACAAACCTTTTGTGCACGTTAGCACAATAAAGGTCGAGAGTTCTTATGTCTAAAAACCTAAATCGAGAAAAAATTATAAAAAATCAGAGGTAAAAAACCATGGCCAAAGAAAACATCCAAGTAGGAGCAAACGCTTCAGACACAGAATCTACCAGCAAAACCCCAACAGAAGTGCAACAGTGGCTTAAAAACTACGTAGCCGAACTGATGGAAGTAGCGCCAGAAACCATAGATATAGGCATACCCTTCGATCGCTACGGATTAGACTCATCAGCAGCCATAGGATTAACAGGAGATCTAGAAGACTGGCTAGGTATAGAACTAGATCCCACACTACTCTACGACTATCCCACAATCAAAGCTTTGACCCAGTACCTAACGACCACAGTCATAGCCAAGTAAATAGCATAAACTCAACCATGTTAAATCTAGCCCCAAGCCCAAAAGTCACAGCCCCACAAAGCAGTGAAAAAAACCATCTCAAAATCATCGAAAGAACCTATCAAAACAACAGCCAATCAGACTACACCGAAAAACTAGCCGAACTAGGGCGAAACTTCGACTACTCTAGCAACAGTCAACACTACTGGACCAAACCAGAACTATCCCTACTCTACGGAACCCCCCTCTACCATGAAGCCACAGCAGCCCAAAAACTAGCCCTAAACCACCTATATTGGGTAGGAAACTACCACTACATAGCCGTGAGTGAAGCCAGTACCAGCTTCTACAACCTAGTCACAGCAGGAGTCTTCGAAAAATGGGGAGGCTACACAGACCTATGTCTTGAACTAGCTTTAGAAACAGACCAAGAAAGCCATCACATTAGAACCTTCCAGAAAGTAGGATACAAAACCAAACTAGCCCTAGTAGGCAAAAGCACCCTAGGCAACCCTGTAACCAGCCCAGAGCAGAACTCCTGGCAACAGAAACTCAAAAACCTAATCCCTAAACAACTAGAACCACTAGTAGGAATCAGACAAAGAAACCTACCCTTTGCCGCCTACCAAGACTACGTACTCTCACTAGCAACCAAAGTCCTCACCCTAGACAAAAGATACTACTCAAACTATCTCCAAGAACTAGAAGACCAAGGAAAACCCCTACCCTCAGCCTCAGAAGGAATAGCAGGACAAGTAGCCTCCAGAAACTGGTTAAAATTCTACACCTACAACTGGGGCATGACACCCTTTATGGCCTGTCAATACTACTCATTCAGATACACAGCCAACGCCTTCCTAAAAAACCAAGAATACTCCTACTACAACAGTTATCAAGAACTAAATAGAACAGGAGAATTCATACCAGCGCCCACAGCCATATCCTACTATCATCTCTTAGACGAATCATTTCACACAACCATCTCCCAAACCATCGGCAAAGACATGTACAAAGCATTCCCCAAACCCAGTCCCTACGAGAAATACCTCTCAGGACTAATGATCGCCAGAATGCAAAAAAACATGTTAGGAGGACTCTCAGGAGTACTACCAGGAAGATGTGTAGCAGACGATCCCCTGTTCATGCTCTTTTTCTACAAACTACTCAAATCACCAGTA
The genomic region above belongs to Gloeocapsa sp. PCC 73106 and contains:
- a CDS encoding acyl carrier protein is translated as MAKENIQVGANASDTESTSKTPTEVQQWLKNYVAELMEVAPETIDIGIPFDRYGLDSSAAIGLTGDLEDWLGIELDPTLLYDYPTIKALTQYLTTTVIAK